The following is a genomic window from Pirellulales bacterium.
GGGGAGAAGTCCAATTATTGACTCCCTACCGGATACTTGTCCGGCGCCGCCAACTCGAACTCGATGAGTTGCCGCCCGCGAAGGACGGTGATCTTCACCTTGTCGGCACGATCGATGCGTCCCATTTCGGCCGCGAGCGCCTGACACGATTGCACCAGATGGGTGTTGAGGAAAATCAGCAGGTCGTCGGCCGAGAGACCCGCGGCGGCGGCGGGCGAGTTCGGCAGCACGCGCTCGACGTAAGGCGGCGTGCGGTCAAGCACGTCGGGCACCATCACCAGCCCGAGCGAGGCGAGATCCAAGGGGTGCTTTGGCTTCGTGCCGTCGTCGGTCGACGAGGCGGGCACAAACTTGCCCGCACGAATCGCGTCGACGGTGCCTAGGATCTCCGGCACCGGCACGGCATAGTTCAGCCAGGTGTTGCTGAGCGCGTTGCGCAGCTCTTTGCCCAACATGCCGACCAGCCGGCCCTGAGCGTCGGTCAAGGCGCCGCCCTGGGCGCCGGGATTGTTGGTCATGGCGTCGAGAATGTAAGCCATGCCGTGATAAGGCGTCTCGAAACGCCCCCGCCTGGCTTCCAACGGGGCCTTCACCGCCACAATGCCGTGTTGCACGCTGACCGGTTCGTTGCCGGTGGCCACGCCAAACAGGTTGCTGAAGGCCAGCACGCGGGATCCCGCTGCCACGTCCTGCGATTGCGTCAGATCGAAGTGCGGCAAGCCGGTGGCGTCGATCTTGAGCACGGCCACCTCCAACCGCGGGTCGGCGCCAAGCAGCTCGGCGTCGAACTTTCGCCCGTCGTCGAGCGTCACGCCCACGTATTGCGTGTCGAGCACGTAGCTCCAGGCAGTCAGGATGTGGCCCTCGGCAGAAATCAGAAAACCGCTCTGATAGGCCTCGAGGCCGCGGAAGCCGCCGGCACCGTAGATTTTGACGATCTTCGGCTCGACCTCTTGGACCACCTTGGCCAGCGAACCCGCGGCCATAGCCGCGGGGGCAGGATACGATGAAGCGCAGAGGGCCGCTACCAAGGGTAGAACGTACAAATTGCAAATTGCAAATTGATGTGGCTGACGCCTGACGCCTCGTTCCTGACGCCTGATCATTCTACGTGCTCCTTCCAACTTACATCGCTGAACGCGAACAGCCCGTAAACGTGGTCGCCGTAGCGGACCAACATCCGCGCGGGAACCTCGCGGCCATCGACCTCGCGATAGTCGGCAAAGTGCAGCTCGCAGGGATCGTCGTCGGGGTGCAGGTAAAGCTCCACGACGAGCAGGTGGCCGGAGGTGGCGTCGATGAGGAAATTGCACTCCACGCCGCCGAAAGTGCCGCTGAGCATATCGACCAGGCCCGCGTGTCCGGCCAGCGGCCCGGCTGGACCGCTCAGGGGCAGAGTGCCGTAGTATTCGACGCTGCCGAACTCTTCCGGACCCTTCACCAGCAAGCGGCGCCAAAGATAGAGCGCGGCCAGCAGGCCGCCGCTGCCCGGTGGAACAGCCGCGCCGACGAGATTATCGTCGATCGGTAAACTGGCTTTGCCGCCGGGCAAGCTGCACGCCACCAGATTCTCGGAGATGCGGAACTCGCTGTCGCCCGCTTCCATCAGTTGCCCGCGCAACACCCACTCGCCGGTCAGCGACGCGAAGTCGCCGCGGACGGTCAGCGTTTTCCACACGCGGTCGCGGTTGAGGCGATTGTAGTAGTAGTTGGCGTAGCCGCGTCGCGCGTCGTAGTGCTGTTTGACCACGGCGGGCACTTCGGCCTTCGGCTTTTCAGGCACGATGATCGGCGGCGGCGGGCGATCTTCGTCGTCCTTTTTGTCTTTGGGCTTTTCCGGACGCTTCGGCCTGGGAGCGGGTGGTTCGATGGCGGGCTTACCCGTCACCTTGTCGATCAACTCCTGGGCGCCGTGTACGCCCGCCAAACGCACCAGCACGTCGTGGCGCTCGCCACGGCGTCGATACGAGAGCGGCACGCGCCAGCCCTTGGGAAAGGTGCCCAGCACGTTCTTGAAGGCGTTGACTGTTTGAATCGGGCGGCCGCCGAATTCGAGCACTTCGTCTCCGTAGCGCAGTCCGCGGCGAAAGGCGTCGCAGGTATCGAGCACGTCGGCCACGAGCACGCGGCCGTCTTCCTGGCTCGCCAAGCGGGCGCCGAGCGTGGCGTGATCGACAATCCGCCCGCTGCGCAGGCAGCCCATGAAGTTTTTGATCTGGTTGATGGAGATGGCGTAGCCGACGCCCACGTTCACGCGGCCGCGTTTTTCGAACGAGCCGCGGCCGTTGATGCCGATCAGCCGTCCCTCGCTGTCGAACAGCGGCCCCCCGGAATTGCCGGGATTGATGGAGGCATCGGTCTGGATGCAGTCGGCGTATTCCAGCAGCGTGCCCGCCGGATACTGATAGCGATGCACTCCTGAGACGATGCCGTAGCTGACGGTTGGTTTGAAATTCGTGGCCAACAAGAAGGGGTTTCCGATGACGAACACCCAGTCGCCGGCCGACACGTGATCGCTGTCGCCCAACGCGGCGGTGGGAAAGTCGTCTCGGCCGAAGAGTTGAATCAGGGCCACGTCGCCGACCGGGTCGATGCCGACGACCGCCGCGTCGTACAGACCGCCGTCGGCCATGCCGCACCTGACGCCTTCGCCGGCGCCGGCCACCACGTGGAAGTTGGTCAGCGCGTAGCCATCAGGCGAAATGACCACGCCCGATCCGCCGCCCTGACCCTGATTGGTGAAGATGGCGACGGCGGCCTGTTGAGCTTTGGCCACCACCGCCACGCGCTGCGCTTCGGCTTCGAGCACGGCGCCATCGACATCCGCGCGGGCGGGCAGCGCGGCCCAAAGGAGCATCCCCAGGGCGCCCAGCATACTTCTGCCAATCGAACGGCCGTTCACTGCAAAATCCTTGCGTCACAAAGGTCGAACAGGTCCATGACTTCCCCGTTGGCGCCGAAATCGGCCACGATTTTCACTCGTCTCACTCCGCTCACATCCAGGTCGATGGCCAGCGGCTCCTGCGTGCCGGTCACGTCGGTCTCCAACAGCGGCTTGTCGTCGCCATAGATCGCCAGTCGCACCGCGCCGTCGGGCCGGGCACGCGAATCGATGCCCGCCACCGCCGTCAACCGCTTGAACTCACCCGCCGGCAACCGATACACGATCTCGCTGCGGCTGCATAACGCGACTCCCTTGGCGAAAACCGTGCCGCCGATCTTCAAATCTCCGCCGTCCAGAGCCTCGTTGAACCTGGGCCTGAACCAACGAGCCACCGAAGCCGGCAGGTTGGGACCCGAAACGTAAGCCTTCCAAGTCGCCGATTCCGGCTCCAGGTCGCTAAGATATTGTACCCGCGCGGTGATGGCCGCGAGTTGATCCAGCGGAACTTCCTGTTTTAGCCCGGCCGGGGTCGTCACTCGCAGGCTGCCGCCGGCGAGCGTGGCTTCGCTGACTTCCAGGCGCGAGCCCGACGCATCGACAAGCTGGCAGATGCTGGCCGGCAGCTTTTTGCCCGACGGGTGGTAATAGACCATGCCGGCGACTTTCGAGCGTTTGACCGCGAGTTTTTCGTCGTCGAGCGTAAAGGCGACGGTCGTATCGGTTATGTCGCCGAGCACGCCCGGCTGATAGTCGAGCGCGCCCTTTTTATGGACCACGATCAGATCGCCCGCGGCCTCGCTGCCGACGATTTTGCCCCACTGCGAGGCCAACTCAGGGTTGAACGGCTGAAAGCGGACATGCCCGACGGCGGCGGTCGCCAGCTCGACGACCCGCTTATCGGTCAACTGAATGCGTGCGGTCCGCTCCGCTACGGTGTACTGCGTGGCAACAAGCTGCGAACCATCGTTCAACTCGATCCAGGCGGCAGGCTTCTCGTCGGGCACGCTCGGCTTGGCGACGCGCGAGACGTCCGAAAGCCTGGCCAGCGGAACGGTCAAACGCATCTGGGGAGTTTCAAAGGCCACGCCCTCGGCGTCGATGCCGACAAGCTCACCATAATAGGTTTGCCCGTCGGTGGTCTGCAACTGAAACTCCGCGTCGGACGTCATGGCCAACGCCACCAAACACGCGATAGAGATCATCAAGGCTTACCTTTCATAAGGGTCGACGGTAGACAGTAGACGTGGGTTCGATATTAGCGAGTTTCCAGTCATTCCCCTCTACCGTCTACCGTCTACCTTTGCTCTGTCTCAGCCGCCAGCTTCCGAAAGTATTGCTCGATCGCGTCGCGATAGTGAGGCGGAAAATCCTTGCCGATCTGCTGCAATGCCTCTTCGCGCTGCTTGGGCGGCAATTCGCCCCAGCCCGAAGTGTTGCCAATGCGGCGGCGATCGACGTCGCCCGCTCCCTGCATGCGCGCAATGCGGCTGTCGGGCATGGCCTGCTGAGGCTGCGGCATCGCGCCGGCTCCCGCGGAATTCTGCGACTGCTTCGATCGGTCTTCCATTTCCTTAATCAGTTTATCGAGCGCGGCAATCACGTCGTCTTCCACCTGCCGCACTTTCTTGCCGGCACGCCCCAAGGCGAGTCGCCGCCGCACGTCCTCCATTTGCCTGGAAATGTGATCGAGCGATTCGTCCTTGAGCGCGTCCAGATCGCTCTTCATCAGGGCCGCGATCGACCGATAGCGGTGGGGTATCCCAGAAACGTTATCCAACAAGGTCTGAATGGCCTTGAGCCCGTGCTCTTTGTCGAGCAGCCGGTGATAGACCACGGCTTGGTAAAATAAAAGGGTCGCGGGATCGACGACGTCACCGGGCACCAGTTCGCCAAGCTGGGCAAGCGCCTCGTCATACAGCCGCTCCTGGGCCAGCCATCGCCCATAAATTAGGCGTAAGTTGTTGCGCTCGAAGGCAGGCAGATCCTCGCTTTTCAGCCATTCTTGAGGAGCCAGCGGGCCGATTGGGCGAGGCTTGGCAGCGAGCGCCGCCAGTGACGCCGCCCGTTCGTCGGCGAGAGCAAATGTGCTGGCCAACCGGTCGAGCAGGCCGGTCTGTTGTCCGTCTTGCCAGAGCTGCTGGGCGGCCTGCCGCGTGGCGTCGTCGCCTTGCCGCGCCGACAGCCACTCCATCGCCTTTTGGCGAACCTCCTCAACGCTCGCGGGCCTGAACTTCGGCTCGCTGTTCAGCGCGCCAATCTCGGCGACTCCGGCCGCGCGCACCGCAACAGCGCCGCAGACGACCAGCAGCACGATCGAGGCCGCACATCGCCGATTTGACCCGTTCATTCGTTTTTCCCCAGCACAATGTCTCGCGTTGTCCGATAAATCCGCTCTTCTCGCTGGCTGAGCTTCTCCAGTGCTTCAAGCAACTCGGCCTTGTCCGCCTGGCCCTCGTCGCCATCCACCAGCTTGGCATAGTTGGCGGTGCGCTTGTTGACCCGCATTTGCAAGGCACGGATCATCTTCAGCTCGGCGATGGCATCGACCAGCGGCGGCTCTTGTTGCTCGCCCGCCTGCTGTTGTTGCTGTTGCTTCTTTTCTTCATTTTCTTTCTGGGCCTTTTGGAATGCGGCAATCATCTCCTCCAGTGCGGCCAGGATGTCTTGCTCGGTCAACTGTGTGATCTGGTCGACCTTGGCCTCTGCCAGGCGCGCCGCCACCTGCTCCATGTCTTCGCGCAACTCGTGGACGGCCTCCGGGAATGCAACTGACGTGCCGTCCTCGCGCAAGAGCATTTCCGCCCCCGACAGTTCTTCGAGAATGGCCCGCTCGTGCCGGCTTAGCCGCCCGGCCTCAATTTCCTCATTCTGCGTGCGGTCTTCCAGCTTGACGCGGTCGACGCGGACGGTGCCTTCGTAAACTTCGGTCTGCATTTGCAGCATTTTGCGGAAGCGGGCTTCGAGCAAGGCTAACGAACGCTCGACTTCTTCTTCGCGAAGCTGTCGCAGCACCTCTTCGAGCCGGGCCTTGGCCTCTTCCAGCTTGCGGCGGGCCTGTTCCTGGTCTTCCGCGGCTCCCTCGCGCTTGGCTTGTTCGAGCTTCTTGCGGGCCTCATCCATCGCCTGTTGGGCCTCGCGCACCCGTTGCCGGGCGGCCTCGCTATCGGAGGGCGGCGGCTGGTCCGATTGACTTTGCTCTCCCGCCGGGGTTTCACCGGGCGGCGGCTGCTGGGGCTGACCGCCCTCTTGCGGCTGACCGGGCGATTTCTGACCGTCGGCCGGTTTTGATTCTTGTGGCGACTGGCTCTTGCCGTCGGCCGGCTTTTGCTCGCTTTCGTCGGCCGGTTTCTTTTCTGATTTCTTTTCTGTGCCGGACGACTTTTCGTCACCGCCGTCCTTAGGTTGACCGTCCTGGCCCTGGCCTTGCTGTCGGTTGTCAGCGTGCTCGCCGCTCTTCTCCTTGTCGTCTTTCCGGTCGTCTTTTTGGTCGTCCGGAGATTTGCGATCGGAGTCGTCGTCCGATGGTTTGCGTTCCTTCTTCGATTTCGAATCGGCATCGGGCGCGTCGCTCATATCTTCAGCCAGCTTGCCGGTCTGCTCGCCGAGCTTGCCTTGGCTTGGAGCGAGTTTCTTGGGATCTCCGCTGCCCTGAGTCTGGCCTTGGAGTTGTTGCTGCTTGTTGATCAGCTCGTTGATGCGGCGGATCTGCTCCTTGATGCGTTCGCGCTCGCTCTTCAGTCGGTCCGCGCGCTGCTCGCTGAGCAGCAAATCGAGCAGTTGCTTGAGGTCCCCTTCGACCTCCTTTTGGTTCGTGACGGCGGTGGCCAACTGGTCGCGCTTGAGCAAGTCGACCAGGCGGTCGAACTGGACGCCGATCAGTTTGTCTTTGCTCTGACCGACGGCTTTGCGGAGCAGGGCCGCCCGTTTGGGATCGCTCGCGGCCGTCAGTTCCGACATCCGCAGCAGCACCTCCTCGAAGCGCTGATACTTCCGCAGCACCTGCTCCTGGGACAGCGGCAGCTCGGCGGCCTTGTCGGGCTCGGCCACTTCTGGCCTGGCCGGAGGTTCATCGGCTGGGTCGGCCAGCACGAGTCGAGACGGAACCGCCAGCACGCTAGAGAGGAAAACGATCTTGAGGATTATGCACCCGACCTTCATGTTCGATCCCCGCGTAAGCTTAGCCATCATCTTAGTTTAGGCGTTTACATCGCATTGGTCCATCACGTGGATCATCCGTATGCAGGACGTTCATGCGGGTCGGTGTTTCCGCTATGGGGCGACCGTCTCCCGTGGGATAGTCGATTGTGATAGGCGTTGTGGCCATTGTTTGCTCCACTCTGCATCTCTAAATCCAAGACAGTGAACGACCGCTAAGCGTCGTCTTCGGTGTGCCGGCCGTTGCCTCCCTGCTGGCGTTCCAGTTCCGCGAGCCTGCGCCGCAAGCGTTCGGCTTCTTGCTCGGCCCGCAGGCGTCCCTCCCGCTCCCGAAGACGCTCCTCTTCGGACCGCGCTAGCTCCGCTTCGGTCTTCGTAAGCAGGCACTTGCCGGTCGCGGGGTTGTAAATCTGCAACTCTTCCCCCACCGCCTCGAACTGAGGCCCCTCGAGCACTTCGCTGGGCAAGCGGCCATCGACGGCTTCCATCGGCACGTATTGCCCCTCTTGCAGCCGAAAACCCTGCAACCGCGGCTTCAGATACTCGCCGCGCGGGTCGAACAGATAGTATTCCCGTACCCGCAGCACGTCCCGATACAGAGCGTGCTTTTTCCGCTGGTCCTCGCGCCGCGTCGACTTGCTCGTCACTTCGATCACCAGATCGGGGCCGCGGCCGCCTTCCTCCCAAGTGAAATAGGCGTCGCGCCGCTTGTCTTTCGGTATGCCCAAGGTCACAAACACGTCGGGCGACACGTGCTGACGCGGATTACCCTCGACGTAGTACATCAACATGTTGCCCGCGACATAGACGTTGGAGTCTTCCTCGAACCAGTGATCGAGCACGTGGATCATCCGAATCAGGACGCTCTGGTGGACCGGTGTTTCCGCCAAGGGACGACCGTCTCCTGTGGGATAGTCGATTGTAGACGTCGTGGCCATCGCTTCGCTCCCTAACGCCCCCCTCACAGTTTACGCCCGTTAATCCTCGTCATCCAAGAGCGATCGCAGCTTTTTGCCGCGTTCTTTCTTGGTTTGTTCCGACACCTGCTGCTGCGCGGCAATGATCTCGCGCAACAAGTCAACCGCCTCGTTGAAACTTTCCAACTGCAGCATCTGGTCGCGCACCTTTTGCAGGGCCACGATCATAAGGTCCGCTTGCTCGATGGCCGGCTTGGCGGCATCGGTGTGCGCGGCACTGCCCGCCAGTTGCTTCTTTAGCGTCGCCAGGCTGCGGCCGAGCTGGGCGAATTGCACGTCGACGATCTGTTTGAGCGGACCGGAGATGCGGTCTTTGAGCCGGATGCGCAGCTCTTCGGTATCGACGCGGTTATTGACCAGCTCGTCACGGATATCGTCGAACGCCACCGCCACGCCGCGCGTCTCTTCGGCATTTTTCTGATTGTTCTGCTCGGCACGCTCCACTCGCAACAAGTTGCGCTGCAAAACGGTTTCCGCGGCGGCCTCCTGTTCTGCATCCGCCGGCGGCTTCTCGGCCCGTTCGCTCGGCGCTGTTTCCAGTGCCGCCAACGAATCGCGCGTGTCCGTGACTTCTTGAATGATCGTTTCGAAACGCTGACGCAAGTTCAGCTCGCGCGTTTCCATCAGTGCCAGCAACTGGTCGGGGGTGACGACGTCGAGCAAAAAACGCTCACCCTGGGCGACGTTCGGCTCGTCGGCGGCAGGCGGCGCACGGTTGTCAGCGGCTCGCGCGCCCACCAGCAGCTTCTGGCCGGGCTTAAGCTCCAATTGCGCCACTTCGAACGGAAGATCCACATCCACCTGGCTGCGGCTGGCCGGACTGGCCAGATCGCTCCGGCGTGGGTCATCGTCGTCGATGGTGTATTCCAGCCAGATATGGTCGACGCCGTAATCGTCTTCAACTCGCCCCTTCAGCGGCAGCCGCGCTTGCGGCGTAATGGCCGAGCCGATGCCCTCGATACGCACGTCGACTTGCGGCGGCTCGTCGGCCACGGCGGTCAAGGCGAGCTGGATCGGGCCGCGGTTGGCCACGCCGTCGGCGTCGAGCAGCGAAAACGAAAACGTCTGGTCCGACGCCAGCCGGTCGATGGTGAAATGGAAATCGCGGCCTCCGTCGAGCACAAACTTGCGGGTCTGCGGCGCGTCGTCCGCCAGGTAGTCGATCTGTGCCTGACGCAGGTTCTTGGTCGCGTGGGCCCGCACTTTGATCCGAGTGCCGATGGGCAAGGGCATCACGCCCGTCACCGGCACTTCGGCGGCGGCCCGTTTCATATAAGCCGGGTACTCGCACGCCAGGGTCAGGCCGAGATTCGGGCTTTCCACCACCCGCAGCCGCAGACCGCGCAGCCGTGCGTCGCCGCCCACCACGTCGAAGGCGACGCCCGACAACACACTGCTGAAGGTATAGCGGTAATCCTGAAACGCGTTCTCGCCCGGCGCGGCGGTGCCTTCGCGGACCATCATGCCGCGGTCTCGCTTGCCGTCGTCGGTGCGGTAGCCGACTTCGACGACCTGCGGCACCACGCGTCCCGGCGCGGCATCGGCCTGCACGTGGATTTCGAAGTCCATGCCGCGAGCCACCACCTGCTCGCGCTGCGGATTGTCGAAGCCCTCGATCCGCAGGTGCGTGTTGCGGGGCCACGGCTCGTCGGTGATCGTAGTCAGCCGCCGCAGGCCAAACCGCAGCATGTCGGGCGAAGCGACGGCGGCGGCGACGAGGGAAACCAAAATCGCGCCGGAGGCAATCCATGCCCGGCCAAGGGGACGGAAGCTGAATACGGCGCCGAGCTGCACGTTACGCGACCGTCGGTCGGCCTCGCGGCAGGTCTCCGTCAACATTTGCCGTCCAAACTCGTCGATCTCGGTCGCCGGCTCTCGCGGCGAGGTCAACTCGACCGCGGTCACCAGGCTGTCTTGCAGGTTGCCGAACCGCCGCTCCAACAAAATGGCCATGCTGTGGTCGCTCAGCCGGGCCAAGAGACGTCGCAGCAGAAACCAGACCGCCGACGCCACGCCCGCCACACCGATCGTCGCCAGTAGCCCGTAGCGCACCGCGCGGGGAGGCTCGAAGAACCAGTCGGCGCCGAGCGCCAGCCAGAACGACGCGCCCACCACGGCGATGGTCGCCGCCAGCCCCTCATACCAAACATAGCGGCGGATGCGGCGGCGCAGTGCGGCCAGGAGTTGGCGAATGCCGGGAGCGATTTCGGGCGAAGGTTCCGTGACCATGAGTTCCATTCTACTCGATTCGCCGCCCCGCGGGTCAGGCGTTTCAGGCGTCGCGTGATCCCGCCTGTGTGATTTGCGCTCTGCAGACGATATAATTGCTGTCAGGCAACCAACTGAAGAGCATACTTTCATGAGGCGAGCAATCCACTTTCTGGGTCGATTATCGGTGCTCATCGGCGCCTGCCTGACGGCCGGCTGCGAACCGCCGCCGCCCAAGCCGCAGGATTTGGGGCGCATTAT
Proteins encoded in this region:
- a CDS encoding trypsin-like peptidase domain-containing protein encodes the protein MAAGSLAKVVQEVEPKIVKIYGAGGFRGLEAYQSGFLISAEGHILTAWSYVLDTQYVGVTLDDGRKFDAELLGADPRLEVAVLKIDATGLPHFDLTQSQDVAAGSRVLAFSNLFGVATGNEPVSVQHGIVAVKAPLEARRGRFETPYHGMAYILDAMTNNPGAQGGALTDAQGRLVGMLGKELRNALSNTWLNYAVPVPEILGTVDAIRAGKFVPASSTDDGTKPKHPLDLASLGLVMVPDVLDRTPPYVERVLPNSPAAAAGLSADDLLIFLNTHLVQSCQALAAEMGRIDRADKVKITVLRGRQLIEFELAAPDKYPVGSQ
- a CDS encoding trypsin-like peptidase domain-containing protein; amino-acid sequence: MLGALGMLLWAALPARADVDGAVLEAEAQRVAVVAKAQQAAVAIFTNQGQGGGSGVVISPDGYALTNFHVVAGAGEGVRCGMADGGLYDAAVVGIDPVGDVALIQLFGRDDFPTAALGDSDHVSAGDWVFVIGNPFLLATNFKPTVSYGIVSGVHRYQYPAGTLLEYADCIQTDASINPGNSGGPLFDSEGRLIGINGRGSFEKRGRVNVGVGYAISINQIKNFMGCLRSGRIVDHATLGARLASQEDGRVLVADVLDTCDAFRRGLRYGDEVLEFGGRPIQTVNAFKNVLGTFPKGWRVPLSYRRRGERHDVLVRLAGVHGAQELIDKVTGKPAIEPPAPRPKRPEKPKDKKDDEDRPPPPIIVPEKPKAEVPAVVKQHYDARRGYANYYYNRLNRDRVWKTLTVRGDFASLTGEWVLRGQLMEAGDSEFRISENLVACSLPGGKASLPIDDNLVGAAVPPGSGGLLAALYLWRRLLVKGPEEFGSVEYYGTLPLSGPAGPLAGHAGLVDMLSGTFGGVECNFLIDATSGHLLVVELYLHPDDDPCELHFADYREVDGREVPARMLVRYGDHVYGLFAFSDVSWKEHVE
- a CDS encoding NPCBM/NEW2 domain-containing protein — encoded protein: MISIACLVALAMTSDAEFQLQTTDGQTYYGELVGIDAEGVAFETPQMRLTVPLARLSDVSRVAKPSVPDEKPAAWIELNDGSQLVATQYTVAERTARIQLTDKRVVELATAAVGHVRFQPFNPELASQWGKIVGSEAAGDLIVVHKKGALDYQPGVLGDITDTTVAFTLDDEKLAVKRSKVAGMVYYHPSGKKLPASICQLVDASGSRLEVSEATLAGGSLRVTTPAGLKQEVPLDQLAAITARVQYLSDLEPESATWKAYVSGPNLPASVARWFRPRFNEALDGGDLKIGGTVFAKGVALCSRSEIVYRLPAGEFKRLTAVAGIDSRARPDGAVRLAIYGDDKPLLETDVTGTQEPLAIDLDVSGVRRVKIVADFGANGEVMDLFDLCDARILQ
- a CDS encoding Uma2 family endonuclease — translated: MATTSTIDYPTGDGRPLAETPVHQSVLIRMIHVLDHWFEEDSNVYVAGNMLMYYVEGNPRQHVSPDVFVTLGIPKDKRRDAYFTWEEGGRGPDLVIEVTSKSTRREDQRKKHALYRDVLRVREYYLFDPRGEYLKPRLQGFRLQEGQYVPMEAVDGRLPSEVLEGPQFEAVGEELQIYNPATGKCLLTKTEAELARSEEERLREREGRLRAEQEAERLRRRLAELERQQGGNGRHTEDDA